A stretch of the Cheilinus undulatus linkage group 11, ASM1832078v1, whole genome shotgun sequence genome encodes the following:
- the col9a3 gene encoding collagen alpha-3(IX) chain: MAVFSALWVLLLCQLLTSSLAQRPGPRGSPGPPGPPGPPGKDGTDGKPGPAGLSGKAGPKGKAGIPGAPGKPGLPGLPGVDGLTGPDGPSGKDGPPGEAGEAGPPGPAGPPGRGRPGAAGLPGTNGLPGGVGPQGPAGAEGLAGLPGPPGPDGPPGLPGTLHDLSGDLLCPAICPPGPPGPPGMPGFKGHTGHKGDKGEVGKDGEKGDAGPPGPPGIPGTVGLQGPRGLRGLQGPMGAVGDRGLPGFRGKPGIAGIIGKTGDAGEKGPQGFKGPKGEIGKIGPKGGPGGAGPKGEPGIPGRDGKDGTPGLDGEKGDAGRHGVVGEKGPNGLPGLQGKAGAKGSKGEVGDPGKTGETGPSGEPGIPGDIGIPGERGIAGPRGVAGGIGPAGNPGPQGVKGFQGVKGALGDPGLPGPTGIRGDFGERGPVGASGAKGDMGVAGSDGLPGENGEPGPFGPVGQKGESGKRGELGPKGVTGPQGELGARGPPGKQGPMGFQGEQGLPGIAGKTGVPGKLASEQHIRELCGSMIDDQIAQLAANLRRPLAPGMVGRPGPAGAAGKPGVAGSIGHPGARGPPGYRGLPGELGDPGPRGDVGEQGDKGSLGKAIDGPQGDQGYQGLPGVPGIVKDGRDGSPGDPGEPGEQGRVGRTGHQGPPGICDTSACQGAAAAGKSSNPKNN, encoded by the exons ATGGCGGTGTTCTCTGCTCTTTGGGTGCTCTTGCTGTGCCAGCTTTTGACATCCTCCTTAGCTCAG AGACCAGGCCCCAGAGGATCCCCTGGGCCACCAGGACCCCCAGGGCCTCCAGGAAAGGATGGCACTGAT GGCAAACCTGGACCAGCTGGACTTTCAGGAAAAGCT GGTCCCAAAGGGAAAGCAGGAATACCAGGGGCACCAGGAAAACCAGGCCTGCCGGGACTACCAGGAGTGGAT GGTTTGACCGGTCCTGATGGTCCATCTGGGAAGGATGGACCCCCAGGGGAAGCA GGAGAGGCCGGACCTCCTGGGCCTGCTGGACCTCCT GGCAGAGGGAGACCAGGAGCAGCA GGACTACCTGGAACCAACGGGCTGCCAGGCGGAGTCGGACCTCAGGGTCCAGCG ggtgCTGAGGGCCTTGCAGGACTTCCAGGACCTCCTGGCCCTGATGGACCACCA GGTCTTCCTGGTACTCTTCATGACCTCAGTGGTGACCTTCTG TGTCCTGCAATCTGCCCCCCTGGTCCCCCAGGTCCTCCTGGAATGCCGGGATTCAAG GGTCACACTGGTCATAAAGGAGACAAGGGAGAGGTTGGAAAAGATGGAGAGAAG GGTGATGCTGGTCCACCTGGCCCTCCAGGTATTCCTGGGACTGTGGGTCTGCAA GGCCCACGCGGTCTCAGAGGCTTACAAGGCCCAATGGGAGCCGTAGGAGACAGA GGTCTTCCTGGTTTCAGAGGTAAACCTGGCATCGCTGGCATCATCGGAAAGACA GGTGACGCTGGAGAAAAGGGACCACAAGGATTCAAAGGACCCAAAGGAGAAATA ggtaaaatcgGTCCTAAAGGAGGTCCCGGGGGAGCAGGACCCAAAGGAGAGCCT GGTATTCCTGGCAGAGACGGCAAAGATGGAACACCAGGATTAGACGGTGAGAAG GGTGATGCTGGGCGCCATGGAGTAGTGGGAGAGAAAGGACCAAATGGCCTTCCT GGTCTGCAAGGAAAGGCTGGTGCAAAGGGCTCCAAAGGAGAAGTC GGGGATCCTGGAAAAACTGGGGAGACGGGACCTTCTGGAGAGCCAGGTATTCCT GGTGACATTGGTATCCCAGGAGAGAGGGGGATAGCAGGACCCCGAGGAGTGGCT GGGGGAATTGGACCAGCAGGAAACCCCGGGCCTCAGGGAGTCAAAGGCTTCCAG GGGGTTAAAGGAGCCTTGGGCGATCCAGGTCTTCCAGGTCCAACAGGAATCCGTGGAGACTTTGGTGAAAGG gGTCCAGTTGGAGCTTCTGGAGCTAAAGGAGACATg GGTGTAGCAGGAAGTGATGGTTTACCAGGAGAGAACGGAGAACCT ggtccCTTCGGCCCAGTTGGACAAAAAGGAGAG TCAGGGAAGCGAGGTGAACTGGGTCCAAAGGGTGTGACCGGTCCACAAGGGGAGCTCGGGGCCAGAGGGCCCCCAGGAAAACAAGGACCAATGGGCTTCCAGGGGGAGCAGGGTCTTCCTGGAATTGCAGGAAAGACAGGCGTACCG GGTAAACTAGCAAGCGAGCAGCACATCAGAGAGCTCTGTGGATCAATGATCGATG ATCAGATCGCACAGCTGGCAGCCAACCTTCGAAGACCCCTGGCCCCAGGAATGGTGGGTCGCCCTGGCCCTGCTGGAGCAGCAGGAAAGCCAGGAGTTGCTGGTTCTATTGGGCATCCAGGTGCCCGTGGACCTCCAGGGTACAGAGGGCTGCCCGGAGAGCTTGGAGACCCAGGTCCCAGAG GTGATGTTGGAGAGCAAGGTGATAAGGGATCACTTGGCAAAGCCATTGATGGGCCACAAGGAGATCAAGGATATCAGG GTCTTCCAGGTGTACCTGGAATAGTCAAAGATGGCCGAGATGGATCTCCTGGAGATCCAGGTGAGCCTGGAGAGCAGGGCAGGGTAGGTAGGACTGGACACCAGGGACCTCCTGGAATCTGTGACACATCAGCCTGCCAGGGAGCAGCAGCCGCTGGAAAATCCTCCAaccccaaaaacaattaa